The following coding sequences are from one Paenibacillus tundrae window:
- a CDS encoding ATP-binding protein, with protein MKSYNAGDHDPYWYESFIGLKHVLEMLETDSGIEAVAFQSTIIDKLDDVVVKYTDGRLICMQIKHTRVENNLTLSDLIRPASKGSASLIGGIAAAWREGSKAKLNCIPVLYTNRSLGTNPSIISNGSVYPPLATFWTQIQNEMKRSDKLSDIQLDPTLGEAWNELLIQLDIVGSDTNKYEFLKNLQIKSNQPELDQLEKQMIEKIGQIFGIAYPSMQSDIFDKLAGSLRHWTTSIHGKMDFVNPEEVYRRLSLSLKLEDNEHRLPPPVPFFKSRMLFMERLIEELASNKQPVIFLKGSPGCGKSSLVSQLADEASPVIDLRYHAFKPITPDMKEIPADANRLVGAETFWTAMLDQIRMKFEGKRFRYRVPIRSNYLTVAQIKEHVLRLAQELSIIQNKPTVIAIDGIDHAARSGYISHKHENTFLHSLVHPEEVPDGIVFLLAGQPPEGYPAYPHWLREDRDDVLHLEVPTVTESDIRQMLTPHFPRDFMNPAIKVIRETAADNTLAVVFAVREAMGCKSVEELVERLQSKKLHDGIHAYYDHIWIHAVRKIQEKVSHEIAYLNEKLSGCFSLSSERLDGITLQGIFSDSQLTAVDWNYLLKDLEPLVTEQEKGKFVLFHNDVRVYFMRYIRTRPDIVKDIAGSLADFYLAESEYKIARHADLFSLLNLSKRSKEIVSIFNPSYIMEAWAIRRPIDEIRAQCGEILATVKQQRNWDDMGVTLEAIRTVQQLLNSHNMANERNYIIEEDLRDPAFLPSEGVVNPIKEWNIHLLKNVLIDIRKLVKHNKFDRARQVMERWFQRNGITPFKLMELLSEYEVYESISNHDKPGKRFLEWVSDYGEVAGLISAEVWRIQAVELGNFAKKQVASTYCDGFLQESLHLCRFSFFRYLRSYLPLLEPEKKIALAERMVDRERWTEIRYLLKYTEAHSLSFQHRIMLGMFSAIVNFETDRFVIPVVDQGFDILEHMEMTYASDAKLYSYMCFLCGWTSPESNLEQLASEAMEAYNSVDRDPRAMNMVHVLVHSTCRMGAYYRLSMEAEFKLSKFDMNIIIYLIEQLYLMDQNIYVHLVGYIEVRSFFMKMAIYLSGKDEEFDKVLHPVIRDSMIAGDVFYLDMDLVWGYLDLHGDRKAMEIIFHRWVGEEGTIWGDDIQKGVPWVENFIALADKYQMEERARYLKDKLAWRWFGMTARRSVSVGHLVRWVELLIKTKPTSWKKQGMDLLGLCKQLGNEPNQVTDSAVSIVMAAAAKDGVETLWSVFNENDMLDVSKFAHYKVIFDVLILMLKDCTITEDDLTAIWLLTIGGLSWRDRNSRAYIEDMRKCVLKAAHRLGYTNLAVYMKQETSYHFDIHNDRDRDNRPVRWFETRRKHLSHWESTRKLAENKVRKLSLEEAFSDFHRFVRTLDSNGGLMDHVEAFYYAEILVRKLSKEPSHKYKEYSEILFEFAGAHAAILKHNRMDSYIEEFYSTFISFPLDDETRWRVLEPLIPETIEVTTLSYFINKLEEMLQVRAEEIGSQKIEDSTNQVIDTYERWFRGDVKVASTINYSTENSMNQMSWKQFTVNILLRNLSSGNEHQIEAALQGLWLCVKRDNQVIHNLISEWDTIGESAREWILLLFERIASEFPSYYESMKPLLLKLKTEGMMLRTQSNLIIETFERGLNVTGRSTSPWLLRKIKGFKSYFSKVKERTEMQIFDYPLSEDRFFNQRLYQIASLFPELVTELLVEFDASEDADVDMETKLLQIIESRIEKETWERTSVYNEVRAYLPCDDPFLLLNPPSSFRRSDGWLKTGLIAASKFDAALKFDEDDAIAQFMSQAEKGLNKDHILLGAAMFHFNLIEGYYFTSRLSESNGYNRFTSSGRSFLFYNSEPIKKRDLSQELFYTFRHINGQKIPYSSTVLLVPSTVFRSLGWLPSTANPLVWEKQGKRMMWMEQIFSPYLEEVQPFLQRWVCTREGYQEINRVKRNLNYIVTLEPFLNNFSMMDLPNNIRVYQ; from the coding sequence TTGAAAAGCTATAATGCAGGTGATCATGATCCGTATTGGTATGAATCTTTTATAGGTCTTAAACATGTACTGGAGATGCTCGAAACGGATTCCGGTATTGAGGCAGTCGCTTTTCAATCCACCATCATAGATAAGCTGGATGATGTTGTTGTGAAATATACAGACGGTAGATTGATCTGTATGCAAATTAAGCATACGAGAGTGGAAAACAATTTGACACTGAGTGATCTTATTAGACCTGCTAGTAAAGGTTCGGCCTCCTTGATTGGAGGCATCGCTGCAGCATGGAGAGAAGGATCGAAGGCTAAACTGAATTGCATTCCGGTGCTTTATACAAATCGAAGTTTGGGAACGAACCCCTCTATCATATCGAATGGGTCCGTCTACCCTCCGCTTGCTACATTTTGGACCCAGATCCAAAATGAAATGAAGCGATCAGACAAGCTTTCTGATATTCAGTTGGATCCCACTTTAGGTGAAGCTTGGAATGAACTTCTGATACAATTGGATATTGTTGGATCGGACACAAACAAATATGAATTCCTAAAAAATCTCCAGATTAAATCCAACCAGCCCGAGCTGGATCAGCTGGAGAAGCAAATGATTGAAAAGATCGGCCAGATATTTGGGATAGCGTACCCATCCATGCAGAGTGATATTTTCGATAAGCTTGCGGGCAGTTTGCGACACTGGACAACATCGATACATGGGAAGATGGATTTCGTCAATCCAGAGGAAGTCTACCGCCGACTGTCTTTGTCTCTAAAGCTTGAAGACAATGAGCATCGACTTCCTCCACCGGTACCTTTTTTTAAATCGAGAATGCTTTTTATGGAGCGCTTAATAGAAGAATTGGCCTCAAACAAACAACCTGTTATTTTCTTGAAAGGTAGCCCTGGATGCGGGAAGAGTAGTCTTGTCAGCCAACTGGCTGACGAAGCATCGCCGGTAATAGATCTTCGTTATCATGCTTTCAAGCCAATTACACCTGATATGAAAGAAATTCCTGCTGATGCAAATCGTTTAGTGGGAGCAGAGACTTTTTGGACGGCGATGCTTGATCAAATTCGCATGAAGTTTGAAGGCAAGCGGTTCCGCTACCGTGTTCCAATTCGTAGTAATTATCTAACCGTGGCACAAATAAAGGAACATGTCTTGCGGCTGGCGCAAGAGTTATCGATTATTCAAAATAAGCCAACAGTTATTGCAATTGATGGAATTGACCATGCAGCAAGGTCGGGTTACATTTCCCATAAGCATGAGAATACATTTCTCCATTCGCTTGTCCATCCCGAGGAGGTTCCTGACGGAATTGTATTCTTACTCGCCGGACAGCCTCCAGAGGGTTATCCGGCATATCCGCATTGGTTGAGGGAAGACAGGGACGATGTCCTCCACCTTGAAGTGCCAACAGTTACAGAAAGCGATATTCGTCAGATGCTAACTCCCCATTTCCCAAGGGATTTCATGAATCCTGCCATAAAGGTGATAAGGGAAACAGCCGCGGACAATACACTTGCTGTTGTATTCGCAGTTAGAGAAGCAATGGGCTGTAAGTCGGTCGAAGAGCTTGTAGAAAGACTTCAGTCTAAAAAGCTGCACGATGGCATTCATGCCTATTATGATCATATTTGGATCCATGCGGTACGCAAAATCCAGGAAAAGGTAAGCCACGAAATTGCATACCTTAACGAGAAGTTATCGGGCTGCTTTTCACTGTCTAGCGAACGGCTGGACGGAATTACGCTTCAAGGGATATTCTCAGATTCGCAGCTTACAGCAGTTGATTGGAACTATCTATTGAAGGATTTGGAGCCTCTTGTCACGGAACAAGAGAAAGGGAAGTTTGTATTATTCCATAACGATGTACGGGTGTATTTCATGCGCTATATTCGAACCCGCCCCGATATTGTGAAGGATATTGCAGGATCACTTGCGGACTTCTATTTGGCCGAATCTGAATATAAGATAGCACGTCATGCCGATTTGTTTTCCTTACTAAACTTAAGCAAGCGCAGTAAGGAAATTGTCTCGATTTTTAACCCGTCCTACATTATGGAGGCGTGGGCCATCCGAAGGCCGATTGATGAGATTAGAGCTCAGTGCGGGGAAATACTGGCTACTGTTAAGCAACAACGAAACTGGGACGATATGGGAGTAACACTTGAAGCGATTCGTACGGTTCAACAGCTATTAAACTCTCATAATATGGCCAATGAGCGTAATTATATCATAGAAGAAGATCTTCGCGATCCTGCTTTCCTCCCGTCGGAGGGAGTTGTGAATCCGATCAAAGAATGGAATATACACTTGTTGAAGAATGTACTGATAGACATCCGAAAGCTTGTCAAACATAATAAATTTGACCGCGCACGGCAAGTGATGGAAAGATGGTTTCAGCGTAATGGCATCACGCCATTTAAACTGATGGAACTTTTGAGTGAATACGAGGTATACGAATCTATCTCTAACCACGATAAGCCTGGCAAACGTTTTCTTGAATGGGTTAGTGACTATGGAGAAGTCGCAGGTTTAATATCAGCCGAAGTTTGGCGGATTCAAGCTGTGGAGTTAGGGAACTTTGCTAAAAAACAGGTGGCGAGTACTTATTGTGATGGATTTCTCCAGGAATCGCTCCATTTATGTCGCTTCTCCTTTTTTAGATATCTGAGAAGTTACTTGCCCCTTCTTGAACCGGAGAAAAAAATTGCTTTAGCCGAACGAATGGTAGATAGAGAGAGATGGACGGAGATTCGATACCTGCTGAAATATACAGAAGCTCATTCTTTGTCTTTTCAACATCGAATCATGCTGGGCATGTTCAGTGCCATCGTGAATTTTGAAACAGATCGATTTGTAATCCCCGTCGTTGATCAGGGTTTTGACATCTTGGAACACATGGAAATGACTTATGCTTCCGATGCTAAGCTCTATTCTTATATGTGTTTTCTCTGTGGCTGGACTAGCCCCGAATCTAATCTGGAGCAGCTCGCTAGTGAAGCAATGGAGGCTTATAATTCCGTGGATCGGGACCCGAGGGCGATGAATATGGTTCATGTTCTGGTTCATAGCACCTGCCGTATGGGAGCATACTACCGTTTATCCATGGAAGCAGAGTTCAAACTGTCAAAATTCGATATGAACATTATTATTTACTTGATAGAACAACTCTATTTAATGGATCAAAATATTTATGTCCATTTGGTGGGATATATCGAAGTGCGCTCATTTTTCATGAAAATGGCCATATATCTATCCGGTAAAGATGAGGAATTCGATAAGGTTCTGCACCCCGTCATAAGGGATAGTATGATTGCAGGTGATGTGTTTTATTTAGATATGGATCTTGTTTGGGGGTATCTGGATCTACATGGCGATAGAAAGGCGATGGAGATCATTTTTCATCGTTGGGTAGGAGAAGAGGGGACAATTTGGGGAGACGACATCCAAAAGGGTGTACCTTGGGTCGAAAATTTTATTGCCCTTGCAGATAAATATCAGATGGAGGAGAGAGCCCGATATCTCAAGGACAAGCTTGCCTGGAGATGGTTTGGTATGACAGCCAGACGCTCGGTGTCAGTAGGACATCTTGTGCGTTGGGTAGAACTCCTGATTAAAACTAAACCGACATCGTGGAAGAAGCAAGGAATGGATTTATTGGGTTTATGCAAGCAGCTTGGTAATGAGCCTAATCAAGTTACTGATAGTGCGGTGAGTATAGTAATGGCGGCTGCAGCAAAAGACGGGGTGGAGACACTTTGGTCTGTTTTCAACGAAAATGACATGCTTGATGTTAGTAAATTCGCACATTATAAGGTGATTTTTGATGTGTTAATCCTTATGCTTAAGGATTGTACGATTACAGAAGATGATTTGACAGCTATTTGGCTGTTGACTATTGGAGGATTAAGCTGGAGAGACCGTAACAGCAGAGCGTACATTGAGGATATGAGAAAATGCGTTCTAAAGGCTGCTCATCGGCTTGGATATACCAATCTCGCTGTATATATGAAGCAAGAGACCTCATATCATTTTGACATCCACAATGACAGAGACAGGGACAATAGACCGGTAAGATGGTTTGAAACACGCCGGAAGCATTTATCGCATTGGGAAAGCACCCGCAAACTAGCTGAGAATAAGGTTAGAAAGTTATCTCTGGAAGAAGCATTTAGTGACTTCCATCGTTTTGTCAGAACTTTGGATTCAAATGGAGGCCTCATGGATCATGTGGAGGCTTTCTATTATGCGGAGATTTTAGTTCGTAAATTAAGTAAAGAACCTTCCCACAAATATAAGGAATATAGTGAGATATTGTTCGAATTCGCTGGGGCTCACGCAGCAATATTAAAACACAACAGAATGGATAGCTATATTGAAGAATTTTATTCCACATTTATTAGTTTTCCCTTGGACGATGAAACCAGGTGGAGAGTACTTGAGCCACTTATTCCAGAAACAATTGAGGTAACAACATTATCATACTTCATAAATAAGCTGGAAGAAATGCTTCAGGTACGTGCAGAGGAAATCGGATCACAGAAAATTGAGGATTCAACAAATCAAGTGATTGATACTTATGAGCGATGGTTCAGAGGGGATGTGAAAGTGGCATCGACCATTAATTATTCCACGGAAAATTCAATGAATCAGATGTCATGGAAGCAGTTCACCGTGAATATTCTGCTTAGGAATTTATCGAGTGGTAACGAACATCAAATTGAAGCCGCATTACAAGGACTATGGCTGTGTGTAAAGCGAGACAATCAGGTTATCCATAACCTGATCTCTGAATGGGATACTATTGGCGAGTCAGCGAGAGAATGGATACTACTATTGTTTGAACGTATTGCCTCGGAGTTCCCATCATACTATGAATCGATGAAACCGCTACTGCTTAAGTTAAAAACCGAAGGAATGATGCTGCGCACGCAGTCCAATCTGATAATAGAAACGTTTGAACGTGGACTGAATGTTACGGGGAGGTCAACTTCTCCTTGGCTTCTGCGAAAAATTAAAGGATTCAAGTCGTATTTTTCCAAAGTTAAAGAAAGAACCGAAATGCAAATTTTTGATTACCCCTTATCTGAAGACCGCTTCTTTAATCAGCGACTCTATCAAATTGCTAGTCTATTTCCGGAACTTGTAACGGAACTTCTTGTTGAGTTTGATGCTTCAGAAGATGCGGATGTAGATATGGAAACAAAGCTGCTGCAGATCATAGAGAGTCGGATAGAAAAAGAAACATGGGAGCGAACTTCCGTATATAACGAGGTGCGGGCTTATCTTCCTTGCGATGATCCCTTTCTGTTATTAAATCCTCCAAGTTCATTCAGAAGATCCGATGGGTGGCTCAAAACTGGATTGATAGCAGCTTCGAAATTTGATGCAGCCTTGAAATTTGATGAGGATGATGCCATCGCGCAATTCATGAGTCAAGCTGAGAAAGGGCTGAATAAGGACCACATACTGCTCGGTGCTGCTATGTTCCACTTCAACCTCATCGAAGGGTACTACTTTACGAGTAGATTATCAGAAAGTAATGGGTATAACAGATTCACATCCAGCGGAAGATCATTCCTATTCTACAATTCTGAACCAATCAAAAAAAGGGATCTTAGTCAGGAGCTATTCTATACGTTTAGGCATATTAATGGACAAAAAATTCCTTACAGCAGTACTGTTCTCTTGGTACCAAGCACAGTCTTCCGTTCACTCGGCTGGTTACCGTCAACCGCTAATCCATTAGTTTGGGAAAAGCAGGGGAAGCGGATGATGTGGATGGAGCAGATATTTAGTCCATATCTTGAGGAAGTACAGCCGTTTCTCCAACGCTGGGTGTGTACAAGAGAAGGGTATCAGGAAATCAATAGGGTAAAAAGAAACCTTAATTATATAGTGACATTAGAACCTTTTCTAAACAATTTTTCTATGATGGATTTGCCGAACAATATTAGGGTTTACCAATGA
- a CDS encoding AAA family ATPase: MSAKLLYVYLHKLDTCYEKQDFNFTNSFDISYNPSSQEIKLTPKKDSYDGLWSERIHNINLVIGKNGAGKSTLLDLLGSVKQNRVKRFPFEENSWFAIYHVDTNTFLIEGYHSELLGNVQGLPLDIHVEYCITVKYEQETEGLIASEYIQQAYTENNQISLIRERLLPLYLANDVKQHWYSGQSNQFVHETYVGFQRQYLSQPLYANLYQFMTKEFLLLEQDYTIENALLSLKREEEIFPAYSTLEEKKHLLNFNLYRKKAEALIFKPIAPIRLYQAADPQDRWTSKEKFIIRHLEAILASLWIMLKQSRDKKDIQTFHSVLAQIDLDSDDLIGRTKYLLQAMRVLQKTMTLVMHKFDPLLDLDALEQIISALIDLDEHYFISSLVATVSLKEDFDPQLVRFLHLYDDENPRLGGSTLHVTYQRMSKGELEFINGFANLFKAVHLALNDSKVETILLLIDEPDASFHPEWSRRYIANLVKFLEQGYFERAVKFQILLTTHSPFMVSDVPKEHINCIKIINDSGKIKREVQQADFGLMSNIYDIMKSDFFIGAPVGEFATQVFKRILRRIERLDSYNPSEVEQISGLINGIGEDVLRKKLTQMLNERLLKLEPELLQMKKIEQMEKELKIEREKLNRQREGRQNND, encoded by the coding sequence ATGAGTGCAAAGCTATTGTACGTTTACCTTCATAAACTTGACACTTGCTACGAAAAACAAGATTTTAACTTTACCAACTCATTTGACATCTCATATAATCCGTCATCCCAAGAAATTAAGCTTACTCCAAAAAAAGATTCATACGACGGACTTTGGAGCGAGCGAATTCATAATATTAATTTGGTTATCGGTAAAAACGGAGCCGGGAAAAGCACGTTACTCGATTTGCTTGGCTCAGTCAAGCAAAACCGGGTTAAACGCTTTCCATTTGAGGAAAATAGTTGGTTCGCGATCTATCATGTCGATACAAATACTTTTTTGATTGAAGGCTATCATTCTGAGTTGCTCGGTAACGTTCAAGGTCTACCGCTTGATATTCACGTCGAGTACTGTATTACGGTCAAGTATGAACAAGAAACTGAGGGGCTTATCGCCTCCGAATATATACAGCAAGCCTACACAGAAAACAACCAAATATCTTTAATTAGAGAGCGACTTTTACCTCTTTACCTGGCGAATGATGTCAAGCAGCATTGGTACAGCGGACAGTCAAACCAGTTCGTACACGAAACCTATGTCGGTTTTCAAAGGCAGTATTTAAGCCAGCCACTCTATGCCAATTTGTATCAGTTTATGACAAAAGAATTTCTCTTGCTGGAGCAGGATTATACGATTGAGAATGCCTTGCTTTCTTTGAAACGAGAGGAAGAAATTTTCCCTGCATACAGCACACTTGAAGAAAAAAAACATCTACTCAATTTCAACCTGTACAGAAAAAAAGCTGAAGCGCTAATTTTTAAACCCATCGCTCCTATTCGTCTTTACCAAGCTGCAGATCCACAAGACCGGTGGACCTCTAAAGAAAAGTTTATTATTCGTCATTTAGAAGCGATTCTTGCTTCGCTTTGGATCATGCTCAAACAAAGCCGGGATAAAAAAGACATTCAAACTTTTCACTCGGTGCTTGCTCAAATTGATTTAGACAGTGACGACTTAATTGGTCGTACAAAATATTTATTACAGGCGATGCGAGTGCTTCAGAAGACGATGACCCTGGTCATGCATAAGTTCGATCCCCTCCTTGATTTGGATGCTCTTGAACAAATCATTTCGGCTCTTATTGATCTCGATGAACACTACTTCATTTCTTCACTAGTAGCTACTGTCTCTTTAAAAGAAGACTTTGATCCTCAGTTGGTTCGCTTTTTGCACCTTTATGACGATGAGAATCCACGACTTGGCGGTTCTACCTTACATGTAACGTATCAGCGCATGAGCAAAGGTGAGTTGGAATTCATCAATGGCTTCGCTAATCTGTTCAAAGCGGTTCATCTCGCATTGAATGACTCGAAAGTCGAAACTATTCTGCTACTTATTGACGAACCCGATGCCTCCTTCCATCCAGAATGGTCAAGACGCTATATCGCGAACCTGGTCAAGTTTCTTGAGCAAGGCTATTTTGAACGAGCGGTCAAATTTCAAATACTATTGACTACTCATTCGCCATTTATGGTTTCTGACGTACCAAAGGAACATATTAACTGCATTAAAATTATAAATGATAGCGGGAAAATCAAACGCGAAGTACAACAAGCAGATTTTGGATTGATGAGTAATATTTACGATATTATGAAAAGCGATTTTTTCATTGGGGCTCCAGTTGGTGAATTTGCGACGCAAGTGTTCAAGCGGATTCTTCGCAGGATTGAGCGTCTAGATTCGTACAATCCCAGTGAGGTGGAGCAAATCAGCGGCCTGATTAACGGTATAGGCGAAGATGTGCTGCGCAAAAAGCTGACGCAAATGCTGAACGAACGACTTCTCAAACTTGAACCCGAACTTCTACAAATGAAAAAAATAGAGCAAATGGAAAAAGAACTTAAAATAGAGCGGGAAAAGCTGAATAGACAGCGCGAAGGTAGACAAAATAATGATTAA
- a CDS encoding O-methyltransferase, with protein MKNVNSSSLLHTWTQVDQYLNERLIPADPLLEQALNHNATAGLPAHDVTPNQGKFLQLLLQIQGATRVLEIGTLGGYSTIWMARALPDQGRIVTLEADPHHAEIARHNLNQAGLMDKVDLRVGAALTTLPDIQEEYREPFDFIFIDADKPSNPDYLRWALRLARPGSLIIGDNIVRDGEVVNPSSTDERVQGVRTFLDMVANHPKLEATALQTVGSKGYDGFMLARVLP; from the coding sequence ATGAAAAATGTGAATTCTTCGTCCTTACTACACACATGGACTCAAGTCGATCAATATCTGAATGAACGATTGATTCCCGCCGATCCACTGCTCGAGCAAGCCTTAAACCACAATGCTACTGCTGGATTGCCTGCCCATGATGTCACACCCAATCAGGGTAAATTCCTTCAACTCCTGCTTCAGATTCAGGGAGCAACACGAGTCCTCGAAATTGGAACACTGGGCGGTTACAGTACGATCTGGATGGCTCGTGCGTTGCCCGATCAAGGTAGAATCGTAACTCTTGAAGCCGATCCACATCATGCGGAGATCGCTCGTCATAATCTTAACCAAGCAGGGCTTATGGATAAAGTCGACCTACGTGTTGGGGCAGCCTTGACGACTCTCCCGGACATACAAGAAGAGTATCGTGAACCCTTCGATTTCATCTTTATTGATGCTGACAAACCAAGCAATCCTGATTATCTCAGATGGGCTCTACGCTTAGCACGTCCGGGAAGTCTTATCATTGGCGACAACATTGTACGAGATGGTGAAGTGGTCAATCCAAGCAGCACAGATGAGAGAGTCCAAGGTGTACGCACCTTCCTAGATATGGTCGCAAACCATCCTAAACTTGAAGCAACAGCACTCCAAACGGTAGGCAGCAAAGGGTATGATGGATTCATGCTTGCACGCGTTTTACCATAA
- a CDS encoding MFS transporter, whose product MKVLRQIVSEIRGWSRNIQLFFLASILYQIGNGMFSVLYNLYIQGLGYNDTMNGQIVSIQSLATAIMFVPIGLGGDRFSRKRLLIVGALFSGVFLIGRSFDYSTSGLIWFAVFSGLFAGVFQVLAIPFLAENVKKSQRLKMFSYYSSLVLASQVLGSLGGGVFADLLHSVGFAVVTGLQTVLIIGGVATLAAFIPLLFINDHSATSQATHPMPTTTQSNESVEGVISESSGVVRESDVQLKKKDSRLIGQFVITQLLIGFGSGLVVPYLNLYFTNRFSVSLSGMSLLISLGQIMTIVSMLIGPTLAAKVGSVRAVVIFQIMSLPFLLLTGFTNLLVIASISFLFRQALMNAANPIHSAILVDKISDKRRGIANSLMQTAFMIGWATMGPVQSYLVTTYGTYWGYAITFSITGSLYVISSLMYYVMFREAKPAAQVTTH is encoded by the coding sequence TTGAAAGTTCTAAGACAGATCGTTTCGGAAATTCGGGGCTGGTCCCGCAATATCCAACTTTTTTTTCTAGCTAGTATTCTGTATCAGATCGGTAATGGCATGTTCTCTGTCCTGTATAATCTGTACATTCAGGGTCTTGGCTACAACGACACCATGAATGGTCAGATTGTCAGTATTCAATCGCTGGCAACCGCGATTATGTTCGTGCCTATAGGACTCGGCGGTGATCGCTTCAGTCGCAAACGGTTGCTCATCGTTGGAGCCTTGTTCAGCGGAGTATTCTTGATTGGACGCTCGTTCGACTATTCCACCAGCGGGTTAATCTGGTTTGCCGTGTTCTCCGGACTTTTTGCCGGGGTATTCCAAGTTCTCGCGATCCCTTTCCTGGCTGAAAATGTGAAGAAGAGTCAGCGCTTGAAAATGTTCAGTTACTATTCTTCTCTTGTTCTTGCATCTCAGGTGCTAGGAAGTCTGGGAGGCGGCGTATTTGCGGATCTGCTCCATTCAGTAGGATTCGCGGTGGTCACAGGTTTACAAACGGTGTTAATTATTGGAGGCGTGGCTACGCTAGCCGCATTTATTCCTTTATTATTTATCAACGATCATTCAGCTACATCCCAAGCAACTCACCCAATGCCTACAACCACTCAATCTAACGAAAGCGTTGAAGGAGTTATCTCTGAATCCTCTGGGGTAGTTCGTGAATCTGATGTTCAGCTCAAAAAGAAAGATTCCCGACTGATCGGTCAGTTTGTTATCACTCAATTATTGATTGGATTCGGTTCTGGTCTTGTCGTACCCTATTTGAATCTATACTTCACGAACCGTTTTTCTGTTTCTCTCAGCGGGATGAGTCTACTCATCTCCTTAGGTCAGATCATGACCATTGTCTCGATGCTTATCGGGCCTACGCTTGCAGCAAAGGTGGGGAGCGTTCGAGCCGTCGTCATTTTCCAGATCATGTCCTTGCCTTTCCTATTGCTTACGGGATTCACGAATCTACTGGTGATCGCCTCCATCAGCTTCCTGTTTAGGCAAGCACTAATGAATGCGGCTAATCCGATTCACTCCGCCATTCTGGTTGATAAAATCTCTGATAAACGACGTGGGATTGCGAATTCATTAATGCAGACGGCCTTCATGATCGGCTGGGCTACCATGGGTCCTGTACAATCTTATCTGGTTACTACCTATGGAACGTACTGGGGTTATGCGATCACGTTCAGTATTACAGGCAGCCTGTATGTTATTTCGTCCCTGATGTACTATGTGATGTTTAGGGAAGCCAAACCTGCTGCACAGGTGACAACGCATTGA
- a CDS encoding AbrB family transcriptional regulator translates to MGLMRKHSPSVVFRFLLSLSVSVLGGIAFTAIHTPIPWLLGPMVFMLLGAQVLKLPLMWPSSVRDYGILIVGYSIGLTLTEDALLGILHQLPMMLLMTILLIGFCTLTAYLASKLTPFDFPSLLVGSIPGGLSQMVSLAEEMKSINLTLVTFLQVTRLIMIVFCVPFLLFSPWVGGATVVGTDPVLETNALWTALFPEIWIYAPLCVIGAWIARKLRFPTAFMLGSMIVMCVIQLTTSMHTPALPPSILNLSQLMIGSHVGLMLRPEQLQRKTQTVTLALLSSVLLIAGSLGLGYILMHVYSLSAATSLLSMAPGGMDQMSIMAHEVHANLSVVSGYQLFRILFIFFIVSSVLKIVLTRLLRQKEGNSESCSRSSN, encoded by the coding sequence ATGGGATTAATGCGTAAGCATAGTCCCTCCGTTGTTTTTCGTTTTTTGCTCAGTTTAAGCGTCTCCGTACTGGGAGGTATCGCATTCACTGCGATCCACACACCAATCCCTTGGCTACTAGGGCCAATGGTGTTCATGCTTCTTGGTGCACAAGTGCTTAAGCTCCCCTTAATGTGGCCTTCAAGCGTACGCGATTACGGAATTCTGATTGTTGGTTATTCGATCGGCCTCACCCTTACAGAGGATGCGTTGCTAGGAATTCTGCACCAGCTTCCCATGATGCTGCTCATGACCATACTACTCATTGGATTCTGTACATTAACGGCCTATCTCGCTTCGAAGCTTACTCCATTTGACTTTCCGTCTTTGCTTGTTGGGAGTATCCCGGGCGGATTATCCCAGATGGTTTCTTTAGCTGAGGAGATGAAATCCATTAATCTAACCCTGGTTACCTTTTTGCAGGTGACTCGGTTAATCATGATCGTGTTCTGTGTTCCTTTTCTCCTGTTCAGTCCATGGGTCGGTGGAGCTACTGTTGTAGGAACAGACCCTGTGCTGGAGACAAATGCCTTATGGACAGCGTTATTCCCAGAAATATGGATCTATGCCCCACTATGCGTCATTGGCGCTTGGATCGCACGTAAGCTGCGTTTTCCCACTGCGTTTATGCTTGGGTCGATGATTGTCATGTGTGTGATTCAATTGACCACTTCGATGCATACACCTGCACTGCCCCCTTCTATACTCAATCTATCGCAGTTGATGATTGGCAGTCATGTCGGTTTGATGCTTCGACCCGAGCAGCTACAGCGCAAGACGCAAACCGTCACTCTTGCTTTACTTAGTAGTGTACTGCTCATTGCTGGCTCTCTGGGGCTAGGTTATATCCTTATGCATGTATACTCCCTATCAGCCGCAACTTCCTTACTTAGTATGGCTCCTGGAGGCATGGATCAGATGAGTATTATGGCTCATGAGGTACACGCCAATTTATCGGTCGTCTCAGGATATCAGCTGTTCCGAATTTTATTTATTTTCTTCATCGTCTCTTCTGTTCTGAAGATCGTGCTCACTCGATTGCTGAGACAGAAAGAAGGCAATTCAGAGTCATGTTCACGATCATCCAATTAA